One segment of Candidatus Cloacimonadota bacterium DNA contains the following:
- the murD gene encoding UDP-N-acetylmuramoyl-L-alanine--D-glutamate ligase, translated as MDWKNKRVAVIGCARSGIAAAKKLKELGAIPFLSEFRPQDDCKDALSTLSQINYECGGHSNKLLDNELIIVSPGVPLDIPILVAAREKQIPVWSELEFGYQLTKGTSSKIIAVTGSNGKSTTVSLIYHILKESGIKALLAGNIGLPFTSFPIEKGMYDYIVLEVSSFQLDTIQDFKPDIAVLLNITLDHLNRYHTLDAYKTSKLRIFENQTGQDRALLNFDDPECRIITNRIEAQKYWYSIEEKVNDLVWFDGDKIYIETKKNTIEISRNELQIRGLHNVSNAVVSSLAALLCDVKPKHILAALKTFTGLEHRLEWVAEIDGKIFINDSKATNCVSVEKALSSFDRPINLIMGGSDKHEDFSSLIPLMIEHVRNLIILGETQKQIYETFENNVKSHKVADLEEAVRLGNDLAQSGEYVLLSPGCASYDMYNNFEERGRHFKEIVKNLQ; from the coding sequence ATGGATTGGAAGAATAAACGAGTTGCGGTTATCGGTTGTGCCAGAAGCGGCATAGCTGCAGCAAAAAAACTTAAAGAACTTGGTGCTATACCTTTTCTTTCAGAATTCCGCCCACAAGATGACTGTAAAGATGCTTTATCAACTCTATCACAAATCAATTACGAATGTGGCGGTCATTCTAATAAATTACTTGATAATGAACTGATCATCGTCAGCCCAGGAGTACCACTTGATATTCCGATCCTTGTAGCAGCAAGGGAGAAACAGATTCCCGTTTGGAGTGAACTGGAGTTTGGTTATCAACTCACAAAAGGAACATCCTCAAAAATTATAGCAGTAACTGGATCAAATGGCAAGAGTACAACGGTTTCTCTTATTTATCATATTTTGAAAGAAAGCGGTATAAAAGCACTTCTTGCTGGTAATATTGGATTACCCTTCACGTCATTTCCAATTGAAAAAGGGATGTATGATTATATCGTTCTGGAAGTAAGTAGCTTTCAACTGGATACGATCCAGGATTTTAAACCTGATATCGCAGTTCTTCTAAATATTACTCTGGATCATCTTAACAGGTATCATACACTTGATGCCTATAAAACTTCTAAATTGAGGATTTTTGAGAATCAGACTGGACAAGACCGAGCACTCTTGAATTTTGATGACCCGGAGTGCAGGATCATAACCAACAGAATTGAAGCTCAAAAATATTGGTATAGTATTGAGGAAAAAGTCAATGATTTAGTCTGGTTTGATGGAGACAAAATTTATATTGAAACTAAGAAAAATACTATAGAAATTTCACGTAATGAGCTTCAAATAAGGGGATTACATAATGTGAGTAATGCCGTTGTGTCATCTCTTGCAGCGCTTTTATGCGACGTAAAACCGAAGCATATACTTGCTGCCTTGAAAACTTTTACCGGTCTTGAGCATCGGCTTGAATGGGTTGCTGAGATCGATGGAAAAATCTTTATTAATGATTCAAAAGCAACGAACTGCGTATCAGTTGAAAAGGCACTCTCATCCTTTGACAGACCGATTAATCTCATAATGGGCGGTTCTGATAAACATGAAGATTTCTCCTCTCTTATTCCTTTAATGATAGAACATGTAAGAAACCTTATAATCTTAGGAGAAACACAAAAACAGATATATGAAACATTCGAAAATAATGTAAAATCACATAAAGTAGCTGATCTTGAAGAAGCAGTTCGATTAGGAAATGACCTTGCACAATCCGGCGAATATGTTCTTCTTTCTCCCGGTTGTGCAAGTTATGATATGTATAATAATTTTGAAGAACGCGGCAGGCACTTCAAAGAGATCGTGAAAAATCTACAATGA
- the murG gene encoding undecaprenyldiphospho-muramoylpentapeptide beta-N-acetylglucosaminyltransferase codes for MLRVAIAAGGTGGHIFPGIAIARELQDQLKSCEIIFIGSKDGIENKIVSENGYTCIPTDVHKLYRYLTLKNLLFPYYMIKSIVETRKIYRENLISLFVGCGGFVTGTAGYAAHLQKIPIFLQEQNSYPGLSTRFIAPYAKRIYLGNHVAIDYLKKNDNCLYTGNPIRQLNLTPRKVAQTELGFKDSKTLFIYGGSLGSTPINNAVLKIIESLLEKDYQIIFQTGKRDHSKIIEKYGNQRNMIIKPFFNDIDLVYSASDLVVCRAGAISLSEVAYFRIPAIIIPFPWAAGDHQVKNAESFAQNGAAVMIEEKDLTPEILLTNIENILNNTQQYEIMAHAMKSLAKPEATQHIVSDILMTAGIEC; via the coding sequence ATGCTTAGGGTCGCGATAGCTGCAGGCGGTACTGGTGGACATATCTTTCCGGGAATTGCAATAGCTCGTGAATTACAAGACCAGCTTAAGAGTTGTGAGATCATTTTTATCGGTTCGAAGGATGGTATTGAAAATAAAATTGTCAGCGAAAACGGCTATACATGCATTCCAACTGATGTTCATAAATTGTATCGATATCTTACGCTAAAAAATCTTCTCTTTCCTTATTATATGATAAAAAGTATTGTTGAAACTCGAAAGATTTATAGAGAAAATTTGATTTCATTATTTGTAGGATGCGGAGGCTTTGTGACCGGGACTGCTGGTTATGCCGCTCACCTGCAAAAAATACCAATATTCCTACAGGAACAAAACAGCTATCCCGGACTCAGTACGCGTTTCATAGCACCCTATGCAAAACGGATATATCTGGGTAATCATGTTGCAATAGATTATCTGAAAAAGAATGATAATTGTCTTTATACCGGCAATCCGATACGCCAGCTCAATCTAACTCCTCGCAAAGTAGCGCAAACGGAACTCGGATTTAAAGACAGTAAAACTCTCTTCATTTATGGAGGAAGTCTCGGTTCAACACCAATCAATAATGCAGTTCTTAAAATAATTGAGAGCTTATTAGAAAAGGATTATCAAATAATATTCCAGACTGGGAAACGAGATCATTCAAAAATCATAGAAAAATATGGCAATCAAAGGAACATGATCATTAAACCATTCTTCAATGATATCGATCTAGTATATTCAGCGAGCGATCTTGTGGTATGCAGAGCTGGTGCGATCTCACTCTCAGAGGTTGCTTATTTCAGGATTCCTGCCATCATAATTCCTTTCCCCTGGGCCGCTGGAGATCATCAAGTGAAGAACGCCGAAAGTTTTGCGCAGAATGGTGCGGCAGTTATGATAGAAGAAAAGGATCTGACACCGGAAATTCTTTTGACAAATATAGAGAATATCTTGAATAATACTCAGCAATACGAAATTATGGCACATGCCATGAAGTCACTTGCAAAACCGGAAGCGACACAGCACATTGTAAGTGATATCTTAATGACAGCAGGAATAGAATGTTAG
- a CDS encoding FtsW/RodA/SpoVE family cell cycle protein — translation MKIKTQFLEDSLIYIILILILIGLLLIGSIDSFQFKSRNIVFQTFWIFVSILFFFLFSHIHLQRLRAFSFPFLLFGMLLLGVVFVPGIGKTVNYSTRWINLGKFTFQASNLAKVIFIFYMAHFLAKNQDRVERSEPRYFIKNFFPVIFALGIYLGLIYFEPDLSTAGILFLVFVSLLFVAKVKLTTIALIFATVLVVLVILVSVGPGYRRARYVSFVKFLAGKDVQIEQNDDTFFQPRESLIALSNGKLTGRGSEEGKAKLYYLPFAHSDYIFSILGEEYGFAGSVLILILYVLLLVASFTLAQRAHDPFYSFLIAGLGFGIAYNIIVNVAVAISLIPSTGVTLPFISYGGSALLIDSIAVAMIVNASKRDRYERMEEREFQYA, via the coding sequence ATGAAGATAAAAACACAATTTCTGGAAGATTCTCTGATCTATATCATACTCATTCTGATATTGATCGGACTGTTGCTCATCGGTAGTATTGATTCATTCCAGTTCAAATCACGGAATATCGTATTTCAGACATTCTGGATCTTTGTATCGATTCTCTTTTTCTTCCTTTTCTCACATATTCACCTACAGCGTTTAAGGGCTTTTTCCTTTCCTTTCCTCCTCTTTGGAATGTTGCTCCTCGGAGTTGTTTTTGTTCCGGGTATAGGTAAAACAGTAAATTATTCAACCCGCTGGATCAATCTTGGGAAGTTCACATTTCAGGCAAGCAATCTTGCCAAGGTAATCTTTATCTTTTATATGGCTCATTTCCTGGCTAAAAATCAGGACCGAGTTGAACGGTCTGAGCCACGATATTTTATTAAAAATTTCTTTCCTGTGATCTTTGCTCTTGGGATATACTTAGGACTGATTTATTTCGAACCTGATCTCAGCACTGCCGGCATTCTGTTCCTGGTATTTGTGAGCTTGCTTTTTGTTGCGAAAGTGAAACTTACAACAATCGCATTGATATTCGCAACAGTTCTCGTCGTGCTTGTTATACTTGTTTCTGTCGGACCGGGATATAGAAGAGCTCGATATGTCTCATTCGTAAAATTCCTAGCAGGTAAAGATGTTCAAATCGAGCAAAATGATGACACGTTTTTCCAACCGAGAGAATCCCTGATAGCACTTTCAAACGGCAAGCTGACCGGAAGAGGTTCTGAAGAAGGGAAGGCAAAATTGTATTACCTCCCGTTTGCTCATTCTGACTACATTTTCTCTATCTTAGGTGAGGAATACGGTTTTGCGGGAAGTGTTCTGATCTTGATTTTATATGTACTCCTTCTTGTTGCGAGTTTTACACTAGCACAACGTGCGCATGATCCATTTTACTCCTTCCTGATCGCCGGTTTGGGGTTTGGGATTGCATATAATATCATTGTAAATGTTGCTGTAGCTATAAGCTTGATCCCGTCAACCGGTGTCACGTTGCCGTTCATTAGTTATGGGGGATCAGCTCTTTTGATTGATTCAATCGCAGTTGCAATGATCGTAAATGCCAGCAAGCGTGATCGTTACGAACGCATGGAAGAAAGAGAGTTTCAGTATGCTTAG